The following proteins are co-located in the Pyrococcus abyssi GE5 genome:
- the cas7a gene encoding type I-A CRISPR-associated protein Cas7/Csa2 — protein sequence MFLSVGVRFEANVEALNMVETAGNYTKHRRVPYLVEEDGKLKTIYVPAISGESLAHAYQEHLVKEALRMNLPVCEDCHRGEFYKSMNKVHLQKKISPIPNDPRKIEEAIIRKCVVEDVGGFLYAEKPPVRRSSTFQVSYALPIKSMALFATAEPQLHARHAQLDTSSKKGNVSEQMIYYVETGTALYGFVFNLDLDGIGVSAITSEPVLGEEEIKKRREAALMALFRMLSSAQFGAKLSRFFPVGGITELVVSVTEHPFVVTSPIYEGYAEKTEKRLEVLKSFNEDYFYTKTSEDKLPEEVLKEVIEYIREKEYI from the coding sequence ATGTTTTTGAGCGTAGGTGTAAGATTTGAGGCGAACGTAGAAGCCCTCAACATGGTAGAAACTGCAGGAAATTACACAAAGCACAGACGTGTCCCATACCTTGTTGAAGAAGATGGGAAACTAAAGACAATCTACGTTCCAGCGATCAGCGGTGAAAGCTTAGCCCACGCATATCAGGAGCACTTGGTTAAAGAAGCCCTCAGAATGAACCTTCCCGTTTGCGAAGATTGCCACAGGGGAGAGTTTTACAAATCAATGAACAAGGTTCATTTACAGAAGAAGATTAGTCCGATACCAAACGATCCAAGGAAGATTGAAGAAGCTATCATAAGAAAGTGCGTCGTTGAAGATGTCGGAGGATTTCTCTACGCAGAGAAACCACCAGTTAGGAGAAGTTCAACTTTCCAAGTTAGCTACGCCCTACCAATAAAATCAATGGCGCTCTTTGCAACAGCTGAGCCACAGCTTCATGCGAGACACGCTCAGCTAGATACATCAAGCAAGAAAGGCAACGTCTCTGAGCAGATGATATATTATGTTGAAACTGGAACTGCACTCTACGGATTTGTCTTTAACCTCGATCTAGATGGAATTGGAGTAAGTGCAATAACCTCAGAACCTGTACTCGGAGAGGAGGAAATAAAGAAAAGACGTGAAGCTGCACTCATGGCTCTATTCAGAATGTTATCCTCTGCTCAGTTTGGAGCTAAGCTATCAAGGTTCTTCCCAGTAGGTGGGATAACAGAGCTAGTAGTTTCCGTTACGGAGCATCCCTTCGTGGTAACGTCACCTATATACGAAGGTTATGCAGAAAAGACTGAGAAAAGGCTAGAGGTACTAAAATCTTTCAACGAGGACTATTTCTACACTAAAACTAGTGAGGACAAGCTTCCAGAGGAAGTTCTAAAGGAGGTGATTGAGTATATACGCGAGAAGGAATACATTTGA
- the csa5 gene encoding type I-A CRISPR-associated protein Csa5 has protein sequence MVSNMEGYGEIINMLRFFVRIKNFGYVDRIGNALTPEPVEIALHEAMRAFRSIWEGAKTDEEGRRYIEKDGEKIYLPKIPSDTEIESFLNEVRRDIRIAKRVATLALAYPKERKERGE, from the coding sequence ATGGTGTCTAACATGGAAGGATATGGGGAGATTATAAACATGTTAAGGTTCTTTGTAAGAATAAAGAACTTCGGCTATGTTGACAGGATAGGAAATGCACTTACCCCTGAGCCAGTAGAGATCGCCCTTCATGAAGCCATGAGAGCCTTTCGCTCTATATGGGAGGGAGCAAAAACCGATGAGGAAGGTAGAAGGTATATTGAGAAGGATGGAGAGAAGATCTACCTCCCAAAGATACCCTCAGATACCGAAATTGAGAGTTTCCTTAATGAAGTTAGAAGAGACATTAGGATAGCTAAGCGTGTTGCAACTCTCGCTCTTGCGTATCCAAAAGAAAGAAAAGAACGGGGGGAGTGA
- a CDS encoding NifB/NifX family molybdenum-iron cluster-binding protein, whose amino-acid sequence MRCLKVAFGMENDEELIDAHYGDSNFFAIYEICEDGSYRLLEKRENKAKDFEEEDEGHGDPRKFKAVVSQLLDVDVLAAFRMGPNFLRIRDKTNKVAFFTRTRDLNKAIQRVIENFEDLWKQVQEKKREKPPLEGE is encoded by the coding sequence ATGAGGTGCTTAAAGGTTGCGTTTGGAATGGAGAACGATGAAGAGCTAATTGATGCTCACTACGGAGACTCGAACTTCTTCGCTATATACGAAATATGCGAGGATGGAAGCTACAGGTTGCTTGAGAAGAGAGAGAATAAAGCGAAAGACTTCGAGGAGGAAGATGAGGGGCATGGAGATCCCAGGAAGTTCAAAGCTGTCGTCAGTCAACTGTTAGATGTTGATGTTCTAGCGGCCTTCAGGATGGGGCCCAACTTCTTGAGAATACGAGACAAGACGAATAAGGTAGCATTCTTCACAAGAACTAGGGACTTAAACAAAGCTATCCAAAGGGTCATTGAGAACTTTGAAGACCTGTGGAAGCAAGTTCAGGAGAAGAAAAGGGAGAAGCCCCCACTTGAAGGTGAGTAA
- a CDS encoding methyltransferase family protein, whose protein sequence is MLLLPIVYWISVLHYIGEEELFLREKFGEEWEEYSRKTPRFIPKLFELPRKHCNGERDDKRGER, encoded by the coding sequence ATGCTACTTCTACCCATAGTTTACTGGATATCTGTTTTGCATTACATTGGAGAGGAGGAATTATTCCTCAGAGAAAAATTCGGGGAGGAATGGGAAGAGTATAGTAGAAAAACCCCTAGGTTCATACCTAAGCTTTTTGAGTTACCCAGAAAACATTGCAATGGTGAGAGGGATGATAAGCGAGGAGAACGTTAA
- a CDS encoding class I SAM-dependent methyltransferase, with the protein MISEENVKLAEELIRKGYNEKKIRSLLKLPDEEFKLALEVARARIKAKDKFSRSDLWFDLEGLRYATHEVVADYRGRRLKGQGVKSIADVSCGVGIQLIFFAKHGIRSVGIDIDPIKIEFAKRNAEKYGVEVEWVVGDALSPEIIEKVDAEVIFSDPARPPEVPERNLEDLLPSPLKIYEAYKHKTDSFIFDLPPQIRREKVPWKGEFEYIDLFGHVNRLTFYTEPLAKAERSAVILPQGARLESNPDLENIVEETMEPERYIYEIPQSIDYADLINELFHKVNGELKLLLREKRRILATSNDEVKSEYFKRSYIVVKVMPFHPVRINDFLRREGYGRATLRMSVDEKEYWRIRKKIESGLSGDKRAFVFKVRDLAVIAEEIPQAQ; encoded by the coding sequence ATGATAAGCGAGGAGAACGTTAAGCTTGCCGAGGAGCTGATAAGGAAGGGTTACAATGAGAAGAAGATAAGATCACTTCTCAAGCTACCCGATGAGGAGTTTAAGTTGGCTTTAGAAGTTGCGAGGGCTAGAATCAAAGCCAAGGACAAGTTCTCTAGGAGCGACCTCTGGTTCGATTTAGAAGGATTGAGATATGCAACCCACGAGGTAGTTGCTGACTATAGGGGTAGGAGATTAAAGGGGCAGGGGGTTAAGAGTATAGCCGACGTCTCCTGTGGTGTTGGTATTCAGCTTATATTCTTCGCAAAGCATGGAATAAGGAGCGTTGGAATAGATATAGACCCCATCAAGATAGAATTCGCGAAGAGGAACGCCGAGAAATATGGGGTAGAAGTTGAGTGGGTAGTTGGGGATGCCTTAAGCCCAGAGATTATAGAGAAGGTCGACGCTGAGGTTATATTTTCGGACCCAGCTAGGCCCCCTGAAGTCCCTGAGAGGAACCTGGAGGATCTATTGCCTAGCCCCTTAAAGATTTACGAAGCCTATAAACATAAAACGGACAGTTTCATCTTCGACCTTCCACCCCAGATAAGGAGGGAAAAGGTCCCCTGGAAGGGGGAGTTCGAGTACATAGACCTGTTTGGGCACGTTAACAGGCTAACCTTCTACACTGAGCCCCTAGCTAAAGCTGAAAGAAGTGCCGTTATACTTCCCCAAGGAGCCAGACTCGAGAGCAATCCTGATTTAGAGAACATAGTCGAAGAAACTATGGAACCTGAAAGGTATATCTACGAGATTCCTCAGTCCATAGACTATGCTGATTTGATAAACGAGCTCTTCCACAAGGTCAACGGAGAGCTAAAGCTACTCTTGAGGGAAAAGAGAAGAATACTAGCCACGAGTAACGACGAAGTGAAGAGTGAATACTTCAAGAGAAGCTACATCGTGGTAAAGGTCATGCCCTTCCATCCGGTGAGGATAAATGACTTCCTCAGAAGGGAAGGCTACGGGAGGGCAACGCTAAGGATGAGCGTTGATGAGAAGGAGTACTGGAGAATTAGGAAGAAGATTGAATCTGGACTTAGTGGGGATAAGAGGGCCTTCGTTTTCAAGGTTAGGGATTTGGCCGTTATTGCTGAGGAGATTCCTCAGGCTCAATGA
- a CDS encoding ZPR1 zinc finger domain-containing protein: MIGVEEELKPEKIQEIRLGDCPVCGGKGTLKAIQFIHRIPYFGEVMESTVICEKCGYRSADVMILEEREPRVYEVRVENEKDLFTRVVRSKSGTIELEELGIKIEPGPAAEGFVSNIEGVLERAKEVLLMARDFKEQENDEEAVKKIDELLKYIEEVKEGKKPLTVRIMDPFGNSALIGEKVKSRKLTKEEIKKLSTGPYIVIEPEESPQQ, encoded by the coding sequence GTGATCGGGGTGGAAGAGGAACTTAAGCCGGAGAAGATACAGGAGATAAGGCTCGGAGATTGCCCGGTCTGTGGAGGGAAAGGAACGCTAAAAGCTATTCAATTCATCCATAGGATTCCCTACTTCGGCGAGGTTATGGAATCCACGGTGATCTGCGAGAAATGTGGGTATAGAAGTGCAGACGTCATGATACTTGAGGAGAGAGAACCTAGGGTTTATGAGGTTAGAGTCGAGAATGAGAAGGATCTCTTCACTAGGGTCGTGAGGAGCAAGAGCGGAACAATAGAACTTGAAGAACTTGGGATTAAGATAGAGCCCGGGCCGGCCGCTGAGGGTTTCGTGAGCAACATTGAGGGTGTCCTGGAAAGGGCTAAGGAAGTTCTCTTAATGGCCAGGGACTTCAAGGAGCAGGAAAACGATGAAGAGGCCGTCAAAAAGATAGACGAGCTTTTAAAATACATAGAGGAAGTTAAGGAAGGTAAGAAACCTCTAACCGTTAGGATCATGGATCCCTTCGGCAATAGCGCCTTAATAGGAGAGAAGGTTAAGAGCAGGAAGCTTACAAAGGAGGAGATAAAGAAGCTGAGCACAGGCCCTTACATCGTCATTGAGCCTGAGGAATCTCCTCAGCAATAA
- a CDS encoding amylo-alpha-1,6-glucosidase, protein MLLSNGSLFFVGEGRMNGLYFLDTRFISNLKLEIPAKLINSYASLSKAVFTYQGDNFMAVREVKLEDAYEEVLHLYGRGHVKVRYTFEVPMEDIFEVRGFGKVKLQRSVSLEGRKFRYRGRDGIIRELEVETNMEFLGNEVVKDVNLENFKEETLYLRLKPRTSLNVQFPRPPRLELRIKTNITWLDSLLKRALKEILSISVKTPDGLVPFAGLPYFAAPFGRDAIITSLFLLPWYPEFARGTLKFFSKFQGKVENPRNEEEPGKIPHEVRFGELSISQLLPFHPYYGSVDATPLYVILAGEYLKWTGDRELIEELRGILTRAVDWILAKLREGYITYTPGILKNKGWKDSAEGIPDEDGKPAKPPIALVEVQGYAYKALLYSAEMGLTSHDSKYLLKEARKLKKRFNRDFKVGKYYGLAIDGDGRVIKVVASNMGHLLFTGIVENGKGIEERLMEEDMLGRWGIRTLSSREKAYNPFSYHNGSIWPHDNAIISWGLEEPWEVTKRIFMACRVLKSLPEFYAGVDSKVPLVPSRSNYPQAWSSASLFGLMRTLMRNEEISIKLFNGSQSSKDLEA, encoded by the coding sequence ATGCTACTCTCCAATGGGTCCTTATTCTTCGTGGGAGAGGGAAGAATGAACGGCCTCTACTTCTTGGATACAAGGTTCATCTCAAATCTAAAGCTTGAAATTCCAGCGAAATTGATAAACTCCTATGCTAGTCTTAGCAAGGCCGTTTTCACGTACCAAGGGGATAACTTCATGGCCGTTAGAGAGGTTAAGCTGGAGGATGCTTACGAGGAGGTATTGCATCTCTACGGTAGGGGACACGTTAAAGTTAGGTACACTTTCGAGGTTCCCATGGAGGATATATTTGAGGTTAGGGGGTTCGGGAAGGTTAAGCTTCAAAGGTCCGTATCCTTAGAAGGGAGGAAATTCCGATATAGGGGGAGAGATGGCATCATCAGGGAGCTCGAAGTTGAAACTAACATGGAGTTCCTAGGTAACGAGGTGGTAAAGGACGTTAACTTGGAGAACTTCAAAGAGGAAACGCTCTACCTTAGGCTAAAGCCGAGGACTTCCTTAAACGTTCAATTCCCTAGGCCTCCAAGGCTTGAGCTAAGGATTAAGACGAACATTACTTGGTTGGACTCCCTCCTCAAAAGGGCCCTTAAGGAGATTCTAAGCATTAGCGTCAAAACGCCCGATGGATTGGTGCCTTTTGCAGGCCTTCCGTACTTTGCAGCCCCCTTTGGGAGAGATGCAATAATAACCTCGCTCTTTCTACTTCCCTGGTACCCTGAATTCGCTAGGGGAACGCTAAAATTCTTTTCAAAGTTTCAAGGAAAAGTCGAAAATCCTAGAAATGAGGAAGAGCCCGGGAAGATCCCGCACGAGGTCAGGTTTGGGGAGCTAAGCATTTCCCAGCTTTTACCCTTTCACCCTTACTATGGAAGCGTCGATGCAACGCCGCTCTACGTTATCTTGGCTGGAGAGTACCTAAAGTGGACCGGGGATAGAGAGCTCATAGAGGAACTTAGAGGAATCCTAACGAGGGCCGTTGACTGGATACTCGCAAAGCTCAGGGAAGGCTACATCACTTATACCCCAGGGATACTGAAGAATAAAGGCTGGAAAGATTCTGCTGAGGGAATTCCGGACGAGGATGGAAAACCGGCTAAGCCACCAATTGCATTAGTTGAAGTCCAGGGCTATGCCTACAAGGCACTTTTGTATTCAGCCGAGATGGGCTTAACTTCTCACGATTCAAAGTACTTACTCAAGGAAGCGAGGAAACTCAAGAAGCGCTTCAATAGGGACTTTAAAGTTGGTAAGTACTATGGGCTAGCCATCGATGGTGATGGCCGAGTTATTAAAGTAGTTGCATCCAACATGGGACACCTCCTATTTACAGGCATAGTGGAGAACGGCAAGGGAATTGAGGAGAGGCTGATGGAAGAGGACATGCTTGGAAGATGGGGGATAAGGACTTTGAGCTCTAGGGAGAAGGCCTACAATCCGTTTAGCTATCACAATGGTAGCATATGGCCCCATGATAACGCGATAATATCCTGGGGATTGGAAGAACCATGGGAAGTTACAAAGAGAATATTCATGGCATGCAGAGTTCTTAAGAGCCTACCGGAATTCTACGCTGGGGTTGACAGTAAAGTTCCACTCGTTCCTTCGAGATCTAATTATCCTCAAGCCTGGAGCTCAGCGAGTTTATTTGGGCTGATGAGGACTCTTATGAGGAACGAGGAAATATCTATAAAGTTATTTAATGGATCCCAATCCTCTAAGGATCTAGAAGCGTGA
- a CDS encoding CGP-CTERM sorting domain-containing protein: protein MRRKQIIILITLAILLPIANATNWKIMYMINDATFMHPGQPLILGGSLYQAGVYEVNYVKYSFYIIALNTSTGSLEFAKELIFNLNETRIWGRGIGAGQFGILRKSSNGDIIAVFLAKRIKSSFSATIVAKLKESGEVEWAKYYLLPTTSKDKVTPRELMPVDVLVASDGIYLLGKSVDNPKSVTVLIKISNDGDVIWARSYMNLDTGTIPTGIDLTSNGDIIMLVNTRKPLLLWLDKDGNITKVVGFDFGMPAKAEKVYVAENRIYVIGHLRPELFEPFIVVLDEDGNLIWAKRYPNSGYDFVSIASDVEYLYILGKSGSTLQEGKEGYERRVWVLSLDKEGNPRWNRVTGDSIVMNELGGMAVDEYIYVTYYRNALRGAGVVFMAIGKDGHVPCPSNSPTLIAEQLDVKIKDVKPPSVSDIKVEVYQLDARSRELDISEAIPCENVKTTTTKQSTLSPTKSPTETKSKTTTSNEEIIKILTKTQTSKEYTKTTSQKSPSNTQSPKREGTCGPGIFILIPLVLLSKRKR, encoded by the coding sequence ATGAGAAGGAAGCAAATCATCATTTTGATTACCCTTGCTATCCTCTTACCTATAGCGAATGCTACCAATTGGAAGATCATGTACATGATAAATGATGCTACGTTTATGCATCCTGGCCAACCGCTAATTTTAGGAGGTAGCTTGTATCAAGCGGGCGTCTATGAGGTAAATTATGTAAAATATTCGTTTTACATCATAGCATTAAACACTTCCACTGGGTCTTTAGAGTTTGCAAAGGAATTAATATTCAACTTAAACGAGACGAGAATTTGGGGAAGGGGGATTGGAGCTGGACAGTTTGGAATTCTTCGAAAATCATCAAATGGGGACATAATTGCTGTTTTTCTCGCAAAGAGAATAAAGTCATCATTTTCCGCAACGATAGTGGCAAAACTTAAGGAAAGCGGAGAAGTTGAATGGGCAAAATACTATCTACTACCCACCACTTCAAAGGACAAAGTCACTCCGAGGGAACTAATGCCTGTCGATGTCTTAGTGGCCTCAGACGGAATATATCTGCTGGGAAAGAGCGTTGATAACCCAAAGTCCGTGACAGTGTTAATAAAAATCTCAAATGATGGGGATGTAATCTGGGCACGCTCCTACATGAACCTAGATACAGGGACAATACCAACCGGGATAGATCTAACTTCCAATGGAGATATAATAATGCTCGTAAATACCAGAAAACCTCTTCTCCTATGGTTAGACAAGGATGGTAACATAACAAAGGTAGTAGGCTTTGATTTTGGGATGCCTGCAAAAGCTGAAAAAGTGTACGTTGCTGAAAATAGAATTTACGTGATAGGTCATCTGAGGCCAGAACTCTTTGAGCCATTTATAGTAGTTCTTGATGAGGATGGCAATCTTATCTGGGCCAAGAGATATCCAAATTCGGGGTATGACTTCGTTTCTATTGCGTCAGATGTCGAATATTTGTACATACTTGGCAAATCTGGATCAACGTTACAAGAGGGGAAAGAGGGATACGAAAGACGTGTGTGGGTTCTTTCCCTCGATAAGGAAGGAAATCCAAGATGGAACAGGGTAACTGGGGATTCCATCGTCATGAATGAACTCGGAGGAATGGCTGTTGATGAGTACATCTATGTAACGTACTATAGAAACGCGCTTAGAGGAGCAGGAGTAGTATTTATGGCTATTGGAAAAGATGGCCATGTCCCTTGTCCCTCGAACTCTCCCACACTTATAGCCGAGCAGCTGGATGTCAAGATTAAAGATGTAAAACCGCCAAGTGTCTCTGATATCAAAGTCGAAGTTTATCAATTAGATGCCAGGAGTAGGGAACTGGATATCTCAGAGGCAATTCCATGTGAAAACGTTAAAACTACAACTACGAAACAGTCCACATTATCTCCGACCAAGTCTCCGACTGAAACTAAATCTAAAACTACAACATCAAACGAAGAGATAATCAAGATATTGACAAAAACACAGACATCCAAGGAATACACAAAGACGACTTCACAAAAAAGTCCCTCAAACACTCAATCTCCAAAAAGAGAAGGAACATGTGGTCCAGGAATTTTTATTCTAATTCCTCTTGTCCTTCTATCTAAAAGGAAAAGATGA
- a CDS encoding ACT domain-containing protein, with protein MREYIIVKVKEDGKLEIPLEYAYELGLIKGSYFLVEVDTDLKEAHIERVALPGKKLVEIEMVVIDRPGVLAKISGVLGKHRVNILFNESEELESLGLAAIVAIVDVSDADISLKELEEIIKGIEEVKEVKIVEIA; from the coding sequence ATGAGGGAGTACATAATAGTCAAGGTTAAGGAAGATGGCAAGCTCGAGATACCACTTGAGTATGCATACGAGCTTGGACTAATCAAGGGATCTTACTTCCTAGTTGAGGTTGACACGGATTTAAAGGAGGCCCACATCGAAAGGGTGGCTCTTCCTGGGAAAAAGCTCGTTGAGATTGAAATGGTCGTTATTGACAGGCCTGGCGTCTTGGCAAAGATCAGTGGAGTCCTTGGAAAGCACAGGGTAAACATACTCTTTAACGAGAGTGAAGAACTGGAATCCCTGGGATTAGCGGCCATAGTTGCAATAGTTGACGTTAGCGATGCAGACATCTCTTTAAAGGAGCTCGAAGAGATAATAAAGGGAATAGAGGAAGTTAAAGAGGTAAAGATCGTTGAAATAGCTTAG
- a CDS encoding bifunctional L-myo-inositol-1-phosphate cytidylyltransferase/CDP-L-myo-inositol myo-inositolphosphotransferase, producing the protein MKAVILAAGYGTRMGEKAKGLIKIAGREIVYRTIKNLMKQGIGEFVIVTNERYKDAYEEFLKRYNIKGTVVVNPNPERGNGFSLHIAKDYVSGKFVLVMSDHVYEERFYEVAVKGEGLIADRRPRYVDVDEATKVKVEKDRIIEIGKGLKEWDALDTGFFILDDSIFDVTSKLAQEKEVVELKDVVKEVKLKVTFVDGLFWMDVDTPEDIKKARKLIVYTSVKGVGDGFISRHLNRKISTRISALLVEHVTPNQMTIVTFLFGIFSALMNFISVPIAGILYQVSSILDGVDGEIARARMQTSKFGGYFDSILDRYVDFTFLLILAYVSIREPLWWAIAAIAMFSSAMVSYSTERFKGAYCVDAYKVIPALRKVPGKRDERIFLTMLLTLVGWIKALFLILAIWSTFRVIVTVYLVKTRYAQDEG; encoded by the coding sequence GTGAAGGCGGTAATTCTAGCTGCAGGTTATGGAACTAGGATGGGGGAAAAGGCAAAGGGATTAATCAAGATAGCTGGGAGGGAGATAGTTTACAGGACGATAAAGAACTTGATGAAACAGGGGATAGGAGAGTTCGTGATAGTAACTAACGAGAGATATAAGGATGCGTACGAGGAGTTCTTAAAGAGGTATAATATCAAGGGAACCGTTGTAGTTAATCCAAATCCTGAAAGGGGAAACGGGTTCTCGCTTCACATAGCTAAGGACTACGTGAGTGGGAAGTTCGTTCTCGTCATGAGTGACCACGTTTATGAAGAGAGATTCTACGAGGTTGCCGTGAAAGGAGAGGGCTTAATAGCTGACCGAAGGCCTAGATATGTAGACGTGGATGAGGCCACAAAGGTTAAAGTCGAGAAAGATAGGATCATTGAAATTGGGAAAGGGCTTAAGGAATGGGATGCCCTCGATACAGGCTTCTTCATTCTTGATGACTCAATATTCGATGTAACAAGTAAGCTAGCCCAGGAAAAGGAAGTCGTTGAACTTAAGGACGTCGTTAAGGAGGTGAAATTAAAGGTAACTTTCGTAGATGGTCTGTTCTGGATGGACGTTGACACTCCAGAGGATATAAAGAAGGCCAGGAAACTCATAGTCTACACCTCGGTTAAGGGCGTTGGGGACGGATTCATTAGTAGGCACCTGAACAGAAAGATCTCGACTAGGATCTCTGCTTTGCTAGTTGAACATGTAACGCCAAACCAAATGACAATCGTGACATTCCTCTTTGGAATATTCTCGGCTTTGATGAACTTCATCAGCGTTCCAATTGCTGGAATATTGTATCAGGTTTCATCGATATTAGATGGTGTAGATGGGGAAATTGCGAGGGCCAGGATGCAGACCAGCAAATTTGGAGGTTACTTCGACTCGATATTGGATAGGTACGTTGATTTTACATTCCTCTTAATCCTGGCGTACGTTTCAATAAGGGAGCCCTTATGGTGGGCTATAGCTGCCATAGCGATGTTCTCCTCGGCGATGGTTAGTTACTCAACTGAGAGGTTCAAGGGAGCATATTGCGTCGATGCATACAAGGTGATCCCAGCGCTGAGAAAAGTTCCTGGGAAGAGGGATGAGAGGATATTCTTAACCATGCTACTAACCCTCGTGGGCTGGATAAAGGCCCTTTTCCTAATCCTTGCAATTTGGAGTACCTTTAGGGTGATAGTCACCGTATACTTGGTAAAGACGAGATATGCCCAAGATGAAGGCTAA
- a CDS encoding phosphoglycerate kinase, whose protein sequence is MFRLGDFNYHNKVVFLRVDLNSPMKDGKIISDARFRAVLPTIKYLLENGARVVVGTHQGKPYSEDYATTEEHARILSNLLNQHVEYVEDIFGRYAREKIQELKPGEIAMLENLRFSAEEVKNKPIEECEKTFFVKKLSKVIDYVVNDAFAAAHRSQPSLVGFARIKPMIMGFLMEREIEALMKAYYSKESPRVYVLGGAKVDDSLKVAENVLRRGFADVILTGGLVANVFTLAKGFDLGRKNIEFMKKKGLLELVKHAEKILDEFYPYVRTPVDFAIDYKGDREEIYLLSEKRELLNDYQIMDIGSRTIEKYRDIIMKAKVVVANGPMGVFEREEFALGTVEVFKAIAESEAFSVLGGGHSIASIQKYGIEGITHISTGGGAMLTFFAGEELPVLRALQISYEKFKEVKA, encoded by the coding sequence ATGTTCAGGTTGGGGGATTTTAATTATCATAACAAGGTAGTTTTTCTCAGGGTTGATCTTAATTCACCGATGAAAGATGGCAAGATAATCAGCGATGCCAGGTTTAGAGCGGTGTTGCCAACGATAAAGTACCTCCTCGAGAACGGAGCGAGGGTCGTCGTTGGAACGCATCAAGGAAAGCCTTACAGCGAGGACTACGCAACTACAGAAGAACACGCTAGAATACTCTCCAATCTCTTAAACCAGCACGTTGAGTACGTAGAGGACATCTTTGGCAGGTACGCTAGAGAGAAGATTCAGGAGCTTAAGCCAGGGGAAATAGCGATGCTCGAAAACCTAAGGTTCTCGGCCGAGGAAGTTAAAAACAAGCCAATAGAGGAGTGCGAAAAAACTTTCTTCGTCAAGAAGCTTTCAAAGGTTATAGATTACGTTGTTAACGATGCATTTGCCGCAGCTCATAGAAGTCAGCCCTCCTTAGTTGGTTTTGCAAGGATAAAGCCGATGATAATGGGTTTTCTAATGGAGAGGGAGATTGAAGCCCTAATGAAGGCCTACTACAGCAAAGAGAGTCCAAGGGTTTACGTGCTTGGGGGGGCTAAAGTTGACGACTCGCTAAAGGTGGCAGAGAACGTTCTTAGAAGAGGATTCGCAGATGTTATCCTAACTGGTGGACTCGTTGCTAACGTCTTCACGTTGGCCAAGGGATTTGATCTTGGAAGGAAGAACATCGAATTCATGAAGAAGAAAGGATTGTTGGAGTTGGTCAAGCATGCTGAAAAGATACTAGACGAGTTTTATCCGTACGTTAGAACTCCCGTGGACTTTGCGATCGACTACAAGGGAGATAGGGAGGAAATTTATCTGTTAAGCGAGAAGAGGGAGTTACTCAACGACTACCAGATAATGGACATTGGAAGTAGAACGATAGAGAAGTACAGAGATATAATAATGAAGGCCAAAGTAGTTGTTGCGAACGGCCCCATGGGGGTGTTCGAGAGGGAAGAATTTGCCCTGGGAACCGTTGAGGTGTTTAAGGCGATAGCTGAAAGCGAAGCATTCAGCGTTTTAGGCGGGGGCCATTCCATAGCGAGCATCCAGAAGTACGGCATCGAGGGCATAACCCACATCTCGACGGGAGGAGGTGCCATGCTAACCTTCTTCGCAGGTGAAGAATTGCCAGTTCTTAGGGCCCTTCAGATAAGTTACGAGAAGTTTAAGGAGGTGAAGGCGTGA